A genomic segment from Rubrobacter tropicus encodes:
- a CDS encoding type IV pilus twitching motility protein PilT, whose product MIDSASVDTLVGRLTGMGGSDLHLKVGIEPMVRVRGLLTPVEGQERLGPEDTAQMLNSIIPPGLVEEFERDGEADFSYSVPGVGRFRVNAFKQRGSVSIVMRFIPFGVPKFEDLDLPDVIRRLAMEERGIILVTGTTGSGKSTTLASMIDLVNRSSRKHIVTIEDPIEFMHRDEKSIINQREVGTDTLSFARALRRVLRQDPDIIQIGEIRDAETAQIALSAAETGHLVLSTLHTVDATETINRMIDLFPPHERGQVRTMLAGTLKGIIGQRLLRTKNGGRVAACEVMVTTGRIQDFIMDPLQTGQIQEAISEGEYYGMQTFDQALLKLVEEDRISYQDGLTAASRPQDFKLMVQSLGL is encoded by the coding sequence ATGATAGACAGCGCAAGCGTCGACACGCTCGTAGGCCGGTTGACCGGGATGGGCGGCAGCGACCTGCACCTCAAGGTCGGCATAGAGCCGATGGTCCGGGTGCGCGGCCTGCTAACGCCCGTCGAGGGCCAGGAGAGGCTCGGGCCCGAGGACACGGCCCAGATGCTCAACAGCATCATCCCCCCCGGGCTCGTCGAGGAGTTCGAGCGGGACGGGGAGGCGGACTTCTCCTACTCCGTGCCCGGTGTCGGCAGGTTCAGGGTAAACGCGTTCAAGCAGCGCGGGTCCGTCTCGATAGTAATGCGGTTCATCCCCTTCGGGGTCCCGAAGTTCGAGGATCTGGATCTGCCGGACGTGATCCGGCGCCTCGCCATGGAGGAACGCGGCATCATCCTCGTAACCGGCACCACCGGCAGCGGCAAGTCGACGACCCTCGCCTCGATGATCGACCTCGTCAACCGCTCCTCCCGCAAGCACATCGTCACCATCGAGGACCCGATAGAGTTCATGCACCGCGACGAGAAGAGCATCATAAACCAGCGGGAGGTCGGCACGGACACCCTCTCCTTCGCCAGGGCGCTCAGGCGGGTGCTTCGCCAGGACCCCGACATCATCCAGATCGGCGAGATCCGGGACGCCGAGACGGCCCAGATCGCCCTCTCCGCAGCCGAGACCGGCCACCTCGTCCTCTCCACCCTCCACACGGTCGACGCGACCGAGACCATAAACCGCATGATCGACCTCTTCCCGCCCCACGAGCGGGGCCAGGTCCGTACCATGCTCGCCGGCACCCTCAAGGGCATCATAGGCCAGCGCCTGCTCAGAACCAAAAACGGCGGTAGGGTCGCCGCGTGCGAAGTAATGGTAACGACCGGGCGCATCCAGGACTTCATAATGGACCCGCTCCAGACCGGCCAGATCCAGGAAGCAATCTCCGAGGGCGAGTACTACGGGATGCAGACCTTCGACCAGGCCCTCCTGAAGCTCGTGGAAGAAGACCGCATCTCCTACCAGGACGGCCTGACCGCCGCCAGCCGCCCCCAGGACTTCAAGCTGATGGTCCAATCGCTGGGGTTGTAA
- a CDS encoding type II/IV secretion system protein has product MFGWNTSTKINKKGAEGATPTKAAVAGGALPVSDKIGEILLSEGTVTREQIDLALTMQRNDPRRLGEILLSLGYVTAEDLGRAVARDQKLEFVEIRELPPDAVDPDAINLLDEGILRKHKALPLRFENGHVVVAMADPTDLYAVEDLRLLAGHAVRPVVVTEEDLNGAFLHLFGGVESPSGPDEYPEDEEGPLDDPYPGAGNGGAVEEAVVEAPMEPVEPEPAAEIEPEELVLGQEGEIEEAARSGSQVHAGTVGGRIGDILVAAGDIMPEQLEEALALQREDRREIGQILLSLGYVGKAVLARALAARLRLEYVEITERDVDRAATSLVDPRVLRKYGAMPMRVEGGRLVVAMSEPNNFYALEDIRMISGYPITPVVAVDDDIRRVQNKVFAMSAEVSELLEEAPGSQTAEDVGELELGNESAENAPIVRLVSSILQQAVGEEASDIHIEPRARALTVRMRVDGVLREVMSVPPRLQNGVVARIKILANLNIAERRVPQDGRFSVRLGEQKVDLRAASLPTVFGEKIVLRLLNTSSIDVDLKALGFAPGALAQYREIFQKPYGTILVTGPTGSGKSTTLYATLGELNSPEKNIITVEDPVEYRMPGVNQIQVNPGVGLTFASGLRSILRSDPDVLMIGEIRDRETAKISVEAALTGHLVLATLHTNDAPAAVTRLTDMGVEPFLTASAVDCVIAQRLARRLCERCKRPTEVDEETLSRVRFPFKHAPEDALDFHEAVGCDRCGGTGYRGRMGIYEMLVITDEIKELVLGRVSTGEVSRVAEGKGMVRLREDGLIKAARGETTIEEVLRTVV; this is encoded by the coding sequence GTGTTCGGTTGGAACACATCCACCAAGATCAATAAGAAGGGCGCGGAGGGCGCGACCCCGACGAAGGCGGCCGTGGCCGGCGGGGCGCTTCCCGTCTCCGACAAGATCGGAGAGATCCTCTTGTCCGAGGGCACCGTTACCCGCGAGCAGATCGACCTGGCGCTCACCATGCAGCGTAACGACCCCCGAAGACTCGGGGAGATACTTCTTTCGCTGGGTTACGTCACGGCGGAAGACCTCGGACGGGCGGTCGCGCGGGACCAGAAGCTCGAGTTCGTGGAGATCCGGGAGCTCCCCCCGGACGCAGTGGATCCCGACGCCATTAACCTCCTGGATGAAGGCATACTCCGCAAGCACAAGGCCCTGCCGTTGCGGTTCGAGAACGGGCACGTAGTCGTCGCCATGGCCGACCCTACCGACCTCTACGCCGTCGAGGACTTGAGGCTGCTCGCCGGCCACGCCGTTCGTCCCGTGGTCGTCACCGAGGAAGACCTGAACGGTGCCTTCCTCCACCTCTTCGGCGGTGTAGAGTCTCCGTCAGGTCCGGACGAGTACCCGGAGGACGAGGAGGGGCCGCTTGACGACCCTTACCCGGGCGCCGGGAACGGCGGAGCCGTCGAGGAGGCCGTCGTCGAAGCGCCAATGGAGCCTGTCGAACCGGAGCCGGCCGCGGAGATAGAGCCGGAAGAGCTCGTTCTGGGGCAAGAGGGGGAAATCGAAGAGGCGGCGAGGTCCGGTTCTCAGGTCCATGCGGGGACCGTCGGGGGTAGGATCGGCGACATCCTGGTTGCGGCGGGGGATATCATGCCGGAGCAGCTCGAGGAGGCGCTCGCGCTCCAGCGCGAAGACCGGAGGGAGATCGGGCAGATCCTGCTCTCTTTGGGCTACGTCGGCAAGGCCGTCCTCGCCCGGGCGCTGGCGGCGAGGTTGCGCCTGGAGTACGTCGAGATCACCGAGCGCGACGTGGACCGCGCGGCCACGAGCCTCGTCGACCCGCGGGTGCTTCGCAAGTACGGGGCGATGCCGATGAGGGTGGAGGGCGGCCGGCTGGTTGTCGCCATGAGCGAGCCCAACAACTTCTACGCGCTCGAGGACATCAGGATGATCTCGGGCTACCCCATCACCCCCGTCGTCGCCGTGGACGACGACATAAGACGGGTCCAGAACAAAGTGTTCGCGATGAGCGCCGAGGTCTCGGAACTGCTGGAAGAGGCGCCCGGAAGCCAGACCGCAGAGGACGTGGGCGAGCTCGAGCTCGGCAACGAAAGCGCCGAGAACGCGCCCATCGTGCGCCTCGTGAGTTCGATTCTGCAGCAGGCCGTCGGGGAGGAGGCCTCGGACATCCACATAGAGCCGCGCGCCAGGGCGCTAACGGTTAGGATGAGGGTGGACGGCGTGCTCCGCGAGGTGATGAGCGTGCCCCCGCGGCTCCAGAACGGCGTGGTCGCCCGCATCAAGATCCTCGCCAACCTCAACATCGCCGAGCGGAGGGTCCCCCAGGACGGCCGCTTCTCGGTGCGGCTAGGGGAGCAGAAGGTCGACCTCAGGGCAGCGTCCCTGCCTACCGTCTTCGGCGAGAAGATCGTGCTGCGACTGCTCAACACGTCGAGCATCGACGTTGACCTGAAAGCGCTGGGCTTCGCCCCCGGGGCGCTCGCGCAGTACCGCGAAATCTTCCAGAAACCGTACGGCACGATCCTGGTGACGGGACCTACCGGCAGCGGCAAGTCGACCACCCTCTACGCGACGCTCGGCGAGCTCAATTCTCCGGAGAAGAACATCATCACCGTCGAGGACCCGGTCGAGTACAGGATGCCAGGCGTGAACCAGATCCAGGTAAACCCCGGCGTCGGCCTGACCTTCGCCTCGGGCCTGCGTAGCATCCTCCGCTCGGACCCGGACGTGCTCATGATTGGTGAGATAAGGGACCGCGAGACGGCCAAGATCAGCGTAGAGGCGGCCCTCACCGGACACCTCGTCCTCGCCACCCTCCACACGAACGACGCGCCCGCCGCCGTCACCCGCCTTACGGACATGGGCGTCGAGCCGTTCCTGACGGCCTCGGCCGTCGACTGCGTCATCGCCCAGCGCCTCGCCCGCAGGCTCTGCGAGAGGTGCAAGCGGCCCACAGAGGTGGACGAGGAAACGCTCTCCCGGGTGCGGTTCCCATTCAAACACGCCCCCGAGGACGCCCTGGATTTCCACGAGGCAGTGGGGTGCGACCGTTGCGGTGGCACGGGGTACAGGGGGCGAATGGGCATCTACGAGATGCTGGTAATCACGGACGAGATTAAAGAGCTGGTGCTCGGGCGCGTCTCGACCGGGGAGGTCAGCCGGGTGGCCGAGGGTAAGGGCATGGTACGCCTGCGGGAGGACGGCCTGATCAAGGCCGCCAGGGGCGAGACCACCATCGAAGAGGTCCTGAGAACAGTGGTATAG